A portion of the Streptomyces coeruleoprunus genome contains these proteins:
- a CDS encoding SseB family protein — protein sequence MTTQGDGPGDMATPLTRRSRLADLAEEPVVPVAADATPRVDRDFAARLGEFRRTAVLVPLAPEGGAGGSGGSEGYGGSGNSEGSGGSGGPDGLWTAEHGGVRWICAFSDEAALARFARARGEADRAWEYRTVLGARLLDVMVPLVDGPAGVALDAGGDDGMVFPPVEGVVPDSAAVDLGGTE from the coding sequence ATGACCACGCAGGGGGACGGACCGGGGGACATGGCCACGCCGCTGACCAGGCGATCGAGGCTCGCGGACCTGGCGGAGGAGCCGGTGGTTCCCGTGGCCGCAGATGCAACGCCCCGCGTGGACCGCGACTTCGCGGCCCGGCTGGGCGAGTTCCGCCGTACGGCGGTACTTGTGCCGCTGGCACCGGAGGGGGGCGCGGGCGGCTCTGGAGGCTCCGAAGGCTATGGAGGTTCTGGCAACTCTGAAGGCTCTGGGGGCTCCGGCGGCCCGGACGGCCTGTGGACGGCGGAACACGGGGGTGTCCGCTGGATCTGCGCCTTCTCGGACGAGGCGGCACTGGCCCGGTTCGCCCGCGCCCGGGGCGAGGCCGATCGCGCGTGGGAGTACCGCACGGTGCTGGGCGCGCGGCTGCTCGACGTGATGGTGCCGCTGGTCGACGGCCCGGCGGGCGTGGCGCTGGACGCGGGCGGCGACGACGGCATGGTGTTCCCGCCGGTGGAGGGTGTCGTACCCGACTCGGCGGCCGTGGACCTCGGGGGGACGGAATGA